CCTTCCTTCAGGCAGAGCTGGAACCAGTCGCGGCAGGTAATGCGGTTGCCGGTCCAGTTGTGGAAATATTCGTGGGCGATGACGGCTTCGATGCCGGCATAATCGCCGTCGGTTGCAGTATCGCCGCTGGCCAGGACGTATTTATCGTTGAAGACATTGAGGCCCTTGTTCTCCATCGCCCCCATATTGAAATCGGAGACGGCGACGATATTGAACACCTGAAGATCGTATTCGCGGCCGAACACGTCCTCGTCCCATTTCATCGAGCGTTTCAGCGCATCCATGGCGTAAGAAGCGCGATCTTCCTTGCCGTGCTCGACATATATCGCAAGCCCGACATGGCGGCCGGACACCGTGACGAAACTGTCGCGCACGACGCCGAGATCGCCGCCGACCAGCGCAAACAGATAACAGGGCTTGGGCCAGGGATCGTCCCAGACCGCGTAATGACGCCCGTTCGGCAGAAGGCCGGCTTCGACCGGATTGCCGTTGGACAGCAGAACCGGCGCTTCTTTCCGCCCGGCCTCGATACGCACGCGATAAGTCGACAGCACGTCGGGCCGGTCGATAAAATAGGTGATGCGGCGGAAGCCTTCCGCCTCGCACTGCGTGCAATAGGCAGCGCCCGAACGGTACAGCCCCATCAGCTTGGTGTTCTTTGCCGGATCGAGCTTTGTGGTGATCTTCAGCGAGAAAGCGCGCTTGGGCGGCATATGGATGCGCAGCGCCTGGGGCGTTTCGACATAGGCCTCGGGCGTCAGCTCATCATTGTCGAGGAGGGGCGGACCTGCGAGCGTGATCTCGTCGCCGTCGAGGACGAGCGGCACATTGGAACGGCCTTCGGGATTTGGGCGGATTTCGAGAACCGAGGTGACGAGCGTCTTGTCGCCGTCGAGGACGACATCCAGATCCACCTGATCGATCAGGTAGTCCGGGGGGCGATATTCGGACAGACGGACGGAACGGGGTTCTTCGGACCGCATGAGGTCTCCTGGCAGGTGCTCTTTTTCTTAAATACGCCTTTTAAGCCCTGACGCGCCGGGCACCAATACGCGGTTTGCCACGCCCGGACGGCTTTTCTCCTGGCACCTTTGTCGTTTCGCCAAGGGTTTCGCGGACATAGAGCTTTTTGACGGCAACAAAGGCCAGGACCGCCAGCGGGGCGGCAAGGACGATGCCGACCGCGCCGAAGGCGACGCCGGCCGCGATCACCGCAAAGAGGGTGAGGGCCGGGGGGATATCAACCGTGCGGTGCTGGATGAGCGGTGTAATGACATTGCTCTCGACCTGCTGGACGAGGAGATAGAGAGCTGCCGTCCAGAGCATGGTCTCGATGCCGCCACCCATGGCCAGGAGCAGCGCCGGAACGGCTGCCGCAATCGGGCCGACCAGAGGCACGAATTCGGCAAGACCTGCGAGAAGCCCCAGTGCCAGGGGCGCTGGAATGCCGATGATGAGGAGGCCGATGGCGGTGAGCGTTCCAACGAGAACCATCGCGCCGAGTTGCCCGATCAGCCACAGGCGCAGCGCATTGCCGGCTGTATCGAGCGTATCTTCCGCGAGCGGGCGGCGCTTTTCCGGGAAGAGCAAAAGCAGGCCCTTGCGGTAAAGTTCGGGAGCTGCCGCGATGTACAGACCGCCGACAATGACGAGGACAAGATTGACGACGATGGCGCCGGCCGAAAACACCCAGCCGGCGACATTGAAGAGCAGCGCCGATTGCGGATTGTTCGCCTGCTCGGCGACTTCCTGGCCGAAGGCCTCGAGGCCGAAGCGTGTTTTGAAGGCGTTCCAAGCCTCGGGGAGGATGCGCGCCAGCTCCTTGCCCTGGCCGACGACTTCCGAGCCGAACAGATAGAACGTCACGCCGAGAAAGCCGGCGAGGAGGAGGGCGGCGAGCGTCAGCGCCCAGCCTTCCGACAGGTGCAAAAACCGGCCGATGGGCGCTGCGATGAGGCGCAGGATGATGGCGACCAGAACCGAGGCGAAGACGAGAAGAAGGACGTCCTGAATCTGCCAGAGCAGAAGGACGAGAGCGCCAAGGCCGATCAGCAGAAGGGCGCGGCGCAGAAGATCGGCATCGCCTTGGCGAAGGGCCATTTGAGGGGTCCTTTGGCGCGATAAACTTTACGGTCCAGAGAAAGGTTTAACGCCGGGACGAGAGCGGGGTTCCCGTAAAGCATGACGCGGCCGGGCAAACCGGCTAAAACCCCGGCCCATGAAGGCTTTCCCCGAAACCATGCGCTTTTCCGTGGCGCCGATGATGGACTGGACGGACCGGCATTGCCGGGTCTTCCACCGCCGTCTGAGCCGCCATGCGCTGCTCTATACCGAGATGGTGACGACGGGCGCGGTGCTGCATGGCCCGCGCGAGCGGCTGCTCGGCTTCTCAAGCGAGGAGCAGAAGGTCGCGCTGCAGCTCGGGGGCTCGGACCCCAAGGATCTGGCGGAAGCCGCGAAGATCGGCGCCGAATTCGGCTATGCCGAAATCAATCTCAATGTCGGCTGCCCCTCGGACCGGGTGCAGGACGGGCGCTTCGGCGCCTGCCTGATGCGCGAGCCGGAGCTTGTCGGCGCTTGCGTTGCCGCGATGAAGGCTGCGGTCGATGTGCCGGTGACGGTCAAATGCCGGATCGGCGTCGATGAGCAGGACACGGAACGCGCGCTCGATGCGCTGGCCGATCATGTGACGGGTTCAGGAGTCGATGGCCTGATCGTTCATGCGCGCAAGGCCTGGCTGCAGGGCCTGTCGCCGAAGGAAAATCGCGATGTGCCGCCGCTCGATTATGCGCGCGTCTACAGGTTGAAAGAGCGGTTTCCTCATCTGCCCATCGCCATCAATGGCGGGATCGAAACGCTGGATGAGGCGAAGGAGCATCTGCGCCATGTCGACGGCGTGATGCTGGGCCGCGCCGCCTATCAGAACCCCGGGCTTGTGGCCGATGTCGATGCCGAACTCTTCGGCGCGGCGGACCGCACGGACGCCCGCGCTGCAGCGCTGAGCATGGCGCCCTATATCGCCGCCCATATCGAGAAGGGCGGCAAGGTCTCGAATGTGACGCGCCATATGCTCGGCCTGTTTGCCGGCCTGCCCGGCGCACGCGCCTATCGCCGGCATCTTGCCGTCGAGGCGGTAAAGCCCGGCGCGACCGAACAGGTTCTGATTGAGGCGCTCGGCCTCGTGCGCGGCGGGGCGGCGCTCGCGGCGGCCTGATCGGCGGCGATCGAAATCATCACAAAGGCTTGCTTGCAAAGCCTCTCCCGGGAGCGCAGGAAGCCCCTCCTATGTTCGGCATTCCCCTCGAAGAAGTCCTGATCCTCGGCGCGGTTCTCCTGGCCGGCGGTATCGCGACCGGTCTTCTCGCCGGTCTTCTCGGGATCGGCGGCGGCGCGATTATCGTGCCCGTTCTCTATTACCTCTTCGGCATTCTCGGCGTGCCGGAGGATGTGAGAATGCATTTGTCGGTCGGCACATCGCTCGCCGTCATCATCCCGACCACGACCCGATCTTACATCAGCCACAACAAGCGCGGCGCGGTCGATCACAAGACACTGCGCATCGTTGCGATTCCGGTACTTGCCGGCGTGTTTGCGGGGGCGGCGCTGGCGGCCGTTCTCGGCGGCGATCTTCTGAAACTCGCTTTCGCGGCGTTCGGGCTCATGCTCGGCGGGCAGATGCTGTTTCTCGGTACCTCGCATATTCAGATGGCGAAGGATCTGCCGGGACGTGCCGGGCTTTCGGTCTGGGCCTTCTTCATCAGCGTGTTTGCGGCGCTGGTCGGCGTCGGCGGCGGCTCGCTCCTGACGCTGCTCTACACGACGCATGGCCGCACGATCCATCAGGGCGTCGCGACGGGCGCCGGGATCGGCATTCTGATCTCGATCCCCGGCGCGATCAGCTTTGCGGTGGCGGGCTGGCCGGAAATGGCGAGGCTTCCGCCGTTCTCGCTCGGCTATGTGTCGGCCATCGGCACGCTTCTGATTGCGCCGGTCTCGATGCTGATCGCGCCGATCGGCGTGCGCATCGCGCACGCTTTCACCCGCCGCCAGCTTGAAATGGCGCTCGGGGTTTTTCTCGTCATCATGGGCGGGAGATTTCTGGTCGAGCTGCTGCTGCGCTATGCCGGATAGCGCGCGGGCCCCGCGCGGCGGCTAGTCGATGTTGAGGCCAAGCATTTCGCGATACTGATAGATGAGCGCCAGCGCCGCGATGATGGCGAGCCAGAGCGCAACATGCTTCAGGAACATGCCGCCCTGGCCGGCATAGCGGCCGACCGCTCCCGCGCCGAACACCAGCAGAAGTGCGCTCATGGCAACGACGCTGACGATCTGATCGCCGCGGACCGAGCCGAAATCGGTAAAGACATCGGCGATGACGAGGAAGGTGATGCCGGCAACGACGATGCCGAGCGCAATCCAGTAAATTCGCATATCCGTCCCCTGTGAGGGGCGAACCTTAGCGTCAGGCGCTGCGGCGGATCAACGGCTCGGGCTCATCGCCCATCGGGGCAAGCGCGGTGACGACGCGATAGGCCGGGAAGGTGACCGTGACTTCGGTGCCTTCGCGCAATTTGCTCTTCAGTTCGAACGTGCCGCCGTGAAGATCGGTAAGACCCTGAACGATGGGCAGGCCGAGACCCGCGCCCTGTTCGGCCGTTTTGATGGCGAGCGTGCCCTGGCCGAAGGAGGACAGAACGACCGGGATTTCGTCTTCCGGAATGCCGGGGCCGGTATCGCGGATCGACAGGAACTGTCCGCCATTGGGTGTGGCGCCGGCGCGCATGAAGATCTCGCCGCCCTGCGGCGTGAACTTGATGGCATTCGACAACAGATTGAGGGTGATCTGACGGATGGCGCGCTCGTCCGCCCAAAGCAGCGGCATGCCGTGCTCGAACTCGTCGCGGATCGTGATGCCGCGGTTCTTGGCGCGCAGTTTCAGGAGATGGCGGCAATCATCGACGATGCTGACGAGCGAGATCGCTTCTTCATTGAGCTCATAGCGGCCGGCCTCGATGCGCGACAGATCGAGCAGCTCGTTGATGAGCGTCAGGAGATGCTCGCCCGAGGCGTGGATGTCGCCTGCATATTCCT
Above is a window of Terrihabitans soli DNA encoding:
- a CDS encoding AI-2E family transporter, which codes for MALRQGDADLLRRALLLIGLGALVLLLWQIQDVLLLVFASVLVAIILRLIAAPIGRFLHLSEGWALTLAALLLAGFLGVTFYLFGSEVVGQGKELARILPEAWNAFKTRFGLEAFGQEVAEQANNPQSALLFNVAGWVFSAGAIVVNLVLVIVGGLYIAAAPELYRKGLLLLFPEKRRPLAEDTLDTAGNALRLWLIGQLGAMVLVGTLTAIGLLIIGIPAPLALGLLAGLAEFVPLVGPIAAAVPALLLAMGGGIETMLWTAALYLLVQQVESNVITPLIQHRTVDIPPALTLFAVIAAGVAFGAVGIVLAAPLAVLAFVAVKKLYVRETLGETTKVPGEKPSGRGKPRIGARRVRA
- the dusA gene encoding tRNA dihydrouridine(20/20a) synthase DusA; this translates as MKAFPETMRFSVAPMMDWTDRHCRVFHRRLSRHALLYTEMVTTGAVLHGPRERLLGFSSEEQKVALQLGGSDPKDLAEAAKIGAEFGYAEINLNVGCPSDRVQDGRFGACLMREPELVGACVAAMKAAVDVPVTVKCRIGVDEQDTERALDALADHVTGSGVDGLIVHARKAWLQGLSPKENRDVPPLDYARVYRLKERFPHLPIAINGGIETLDEAKEHLRHVDGVMLGRAAYQNPGLVADVDAELFGAADRTDARAAALSMAPYIAAHIEKGGKVSNVTRHMLGLFAGLPGARAYRRHLAVEAVKPGATEQVLIEALGLVRGGAALAAA
- a CDS encoding sulfite exporter TauE/SafE family protein, with amino-acid sequence MFGIPLEEVLILGAVLLAGGIATGLLAGLLGIGGGAIIVPVLYYLFGILGVPEDVRMHLSVGTSLAVIIPTTTRSYISHNKRGAVDHKTLRIVAIPVLAGVFAGAALAAVLGGDLLKLAFAAFGLMLGGQMLFLGTSHIQMAKDLPGRAGLSVWAFFISVFAALVGVGGGSLLTLLYTTHGRTIHQGVATGAGIGILISIPGAISFAVAGWPEMARLPPFSLGYVSAIGTLLIAPVSMLIAPIGVRIAHAFTRRQLEMALGVFLVIMGGRFLVELLLRYAG